The following DNA comes from Enterocloster bolteae.
TTCCGTATATACTCCCGAATGGTTTCCGCCACCTGGGCCAGGCGTCCGTCCCCGTCATCCCTGGGCATGGCTTCTGCATGTTCCTCCCGGCGGATGTCCGGAGAAGGAACACCTGGAGAAGGAACGCCCGGAGAAGGAACACCCGGAGAAGGAACACCCGGAGAAGGAACGCCCGAAACATTCAGCCGTTTATCCGTCAGCCGCATGGCCTCCTCCATGACAGCCACCAGCTCATCCTCCTCGCAGGGCTTCAGCAGATAATCCAGGGCCCGTATGACAATGGCCCTCTTGGCATAGGAAAACTCATCATAGGCTGTCAGGAAAATAATAATACAGTCCTCGTCCAGGCTGCGGATGCGTTCCGCCGCCTCCACCCCGTTCATCTCCGGCATGGATATATCCATGACCACAATCTGGCTTTTTTCCCTTTTGAATGTCTCCAGGGCCTCTGCCCCGTTCACTGCCTCGCTGATATCCAGGCTGCCGCAAAAATGCCTCTTCAGACGCTTGGCCAGCGCCATACGTTCAATCTGTTCATCATCCGCCAGCAATACACGATACATATACCTCATCCTTTCGTCCTGTCATCAGGGTGTAAAGGCCATCTGCACGACCGTTCCCCGTCCCTCACTGCTGTAAATGAAAACCTCGCCGTCCCGGTACATTCCATGGACCCTGCGGTAAATATTTCCCACGCCCACGCCGGTGGCCTTCTCCTCTCCCCTTGCCAGGGCGAGGCGTATTTCCTCCAGCCGTTCCTGCGCCATTCCCCGTCCTGTATCAGCCACCGATATCCAGAGCCGCCTTCCCTCCATCCAGGAACGGACATGTATCCTTCCCCCCTGTCCCTTGGGAGAAATGCCGTGGATAATGGCGTTTTCCACCAGAGGCTGCAGGGCGAAGGAGGGCACCAGCACCTCCATGGTATCCGGCTTACAGTCCGTGTCATAGCGGATTCTCTGTCCGAACCGCATCTGCTGCAAATACATGTAGTCCTGCACCACCTTAAGCTCCCGCTCCAGGGGCATCACGGAGTCCGTGGATTTCAGGTTATAGCGGAACAGCCTGCTCAGGG
Coding sequences within:
- a CDS encoding response regulator transcription factor, whose protein sequence is MYRVLLADDEQIERMALAKRLKRHFCGSLDISEAVNGAEALETFKREKSQIVVMDISMPEMNGVEAAERIRSLDEDCIIIFLTAYDEFSYAKRAIVIRALDYLLKPCEEDELVAVMEEAMRLTDKRLNVSGVPSPGVPSPGVPSPGVPSPGVPSPDIRREEHAEAMPRDDGDGRLAQVAETIREYIRNNYMKEISMQDAARMMNYSDAYFCKLFKQCFDQNFTSYLTGFRVNEAKKLLKDRSISVKDVSMQVGYYDSNYFAKVFKRMTGMIPSEYRDSETAQK